The Brachyhypopomus gauderio isolate BG-103 chromosome 1, BGAUD_0.2, whole genome shotgun sequence genome includes a window with the following:
- the LOC143524911 gene encoding uncharacterized protein LOC143524911 codes for MSKPDKTPSTKRSRAEASPGAASPHTCNTADILESINTKLSRFDARLALVETLHQEFQALRESVEFSQQQVEALAAENTVLRESVKSLTEGMTRLSEENKKIKETVIDLQSRSMRDNLIFAGIPEKADEDPETMVKAFIQTHLKVSEATVKTISFHRVHRLGGKQPDARRPRPIVAKFEHFKQKELLKSRGRELKGTNFSINDQFPKEILERRKVLFPIRKSFIQAGSRAVISVDKLYVNGQLYRDTNTTPWLF; via the coding sequence ATGAGCAAACCAGACAAGACGCCATCGACCAAGAGGAGCCGTGCCGAAGCTTCCCCGGGAGCggcttccccacacacctgcaacaCGGCGGACATCCTGGAGTCCATCAACACCAAACTGTCCAGGTTTGACGCGCGCCTGGCGCTGGTGGAAACTCTCCACCAAGAGTTTCAGGCGTTGCGTGAGTCGGTGGAATTTAGCCAGCAGCAAGTGGAAGCACTCGCGGCTGAAAATACGGTTCTCAGAGAGTCGGTGAAATCGCTCACCGAGGGAATGACCCGACTCtctgaagaaaacaaaaaaataaaggaaactgTCATTGATCTTCAGTCCCGCAGTATGAGAGACAATCTTATATTTGCAGGTATCCCGGAGAAGGCGGACGAAGACCCCGAGACTATGGTGAAAGCATTCATACAGACTCACCTAAAAGTCTCAGAGGCAACCGTCAAAACCATCAGCTTTCACCGCGTTCACCGCCTGGGGGGGAAACAGCCAGATGCGCGGAGACCCAGACCGATCGTGGCAAAATTTGAACATTTCAAACAAAAAGAACTGCTGAAAAGCCGCGGCCGGGAGCTGAAGGGAACCAACTTCAGTATTAACGATCAGTTCCCCAAAGAAATCCTGGAGCGACGCAAGGTCTTGTTTCCCATCCGCAAGAGTTTCATCCAGGCAGGATCCCGGGCTGTAATATCAGTGGATAAACTCTACGTAAACGGTCAACTCTACCgcgacaccaacacaacaccatggctgttctaa
- the LOC143524983 gene encoding C-type lectin domain family 4 member M-like, protein MLNSSMYYISTEKKNWSESRQDCRERGADLVIINSREEQDVIIIATNNAHAWIGLTDSETEGTWKWVDGTALTTGFWNTGEPNSIGDEDCAITGYNWADYPCTDQFIWICEDMIFM, encoded by the exons ATGTTAAACTCCAGTATGTACTACATCTCTACTGAGAAGAAGAACTGgagtgagagcagacaggactgcagagagagaggagcagacctGGTGATCATAAACAGTAGAGAGGAACAG GACGTTATCATCATAGCCACCAACAATGCTCATGCTTGGATTGGCTTGACTGATAGCGAAACAGAGGGAACTTGGAAATGGGTGGACGgtacagcactgaccactgg ATTCTGGAACACTGGGGAACCCAATAGTATTGGTGATGAGGACTGTGCTATTACTGGCTATAACTGGGCAGATTATCCTTGTACTGACCAGTTTATTTGGATTTGTGAGGATATGATTTTTATGTGA